From the Moraxella sp. FZFQ2102 genome, the window CGCAGTGAAGTGCGCCATGAGCAAGCCTTTTTATCCAATTATCTGCGTGAGCATCACCACCTAGAATACTGGGATCCGACATGGTGTGTCAGCTTTAAATATCATTGCCTGCACAAGATTCCTTTGGCATATTTTCTACCACCGAAAAAACCTACCGATGCCAAAATCGTCATTTTTCATGGTGAAATCAATCCGCCCGATGCCATCAAAGGCGGTGGTGGTAAATGGTATCGCTATGTCTTGCCAAGTGCCTGGATTAAGGATGCGTGGCAGTAGTTTGATGGTTTGATATTTATAATTGTTTGATTTTAAACAAGATTTGTGGGGATGTATTGCATACGCCTAGGATGATTTTGCTTGAACTTAAACTAACCACACACAGACTTTGTGTATAAATAAAGGGTGTATCAAACACCCTTTTTAGTGCCTATGGCTTATTTAAACATATCGCCTTGGCGGTTTTTCTTAACATAATCAATCATGCAATCGCGCAACAGCTGGCTTGCGGTGCGGTTATTGGCTTTGGCGGCTTTTTTAAATTGCTCTACCAAATTTTTATCAACACGCATATTAAAAGTGGTCATTTCATCGTGTTTGTCTGTCATGCGACTGCTCCAAGAACTCATAAAAATTGCCAATTATACAGGCTAAATATACACCTTGCAAGGACAAAATATATTTAAATTTCTAAACAATAGGTTTACGACGATAAAACAAAATCCCTGGAATGGACAATCCTAGCACCAATGCTGAAATCACAAAAATCGCATCGAAAAAATAGCGCATCATCAGCACAAACAGCTCCATACTGAAGCCAAAATAGCCAATTTGCACCATGCTCACCATTGCCTTATACGCGGTGATCCCTGGCATCATGCAGATTAAGCTTGGCACGATCAGCGCCTTAGGCGGCAGCTTACACTGCTGGGCATAATACACGCCCAAAAAGCTGCCTACCATCGCACCAAAAAAGGTCGCCACCGCCAAATGAATCTCAAAGGCAAGCATCACATATTTGATACCGACACCGAGCGCCGTCACCAATAGCGCATGGCGGATGTATGCTTTTGGTAAGGTGAACATCAAGCACCAACCGATGGTGATGATGCACGATAAGGCGATTTTTTCGAGCAAATCAAACAGCATCACAGCCCCCAATGCGGAATTTGTAATAAAATCAGCGCAATGACAATGCCCACACACGCCGATAAGGTCAGCATCGTGGCGAACATCCAACGCCCCACGCCCATATTGATATAGCCCTTTAGGATGTCAGACAGCGCATTGATGATGGGAAAGCCTGGTACGAGCAGCAAAATGCTTGATGCCACAGCGATGTCGCCATTATCGCCAAGCTGCATAAAATAAGTCAGCGCACCAAGGACGGTTGCGACAAATGCCGTGATAATGACCACGACAAAAGGATTGAAATGATGCGCGGATAAATACATCTTGGTGCGCATCGCCACAAAGCCTGCGACCAAAGTCACCGCCGCAATCGGTAAATCACCGCCATTTAAATACGCAAAGCACGCACAAGACAAGCCGACAAACAGCGACATCACATTATTCGGATAGGCAAATCGCCCCATGTTATCCAAGGCAGTATCGGTATCGGCGATCAGCTTATCCTGCTCATCACTGCTTAGAATGCTTAACTGCGCACCCTTTTTCTGCTCAGCTTGCAGAACCACCTGCTGAATATTGACCAAAATGCTGACATTGATGCCTTGATGCACGGTATTTCGCACAGTGGTGATGCAGCGGCCTTGATACAGCGTCGTCAAAGTCACGGCATTGAACGATAGACCACACTCCACCCCATCGACACCTAGCGCGACGCCAAGCCGCTTAGTCAGATCAACCACAACAGCCGACTCGCCGCCATATTGCATCAGTAGCAGTGCGCAGCGGATGCACAATCGCGTGATACGCTGCTGCTGTTGGTAAGTGATGCGCGCTGTTGCCTTGCCATCATTGAATAGGACAGCAGGCACAGTGCCATCGGTAAGAGTATCAACCAAGCCTGTGTAAGCTGTTTGGCTATCGGCAGAATTATCAAGGGGTGCACTGGTATTCATAAGCTTAGTTAATGCTTATTGCTTTATAGTAAGTCATTGAATAAATCGCACAATTTACTGATCAAAAGCATGGCATCATCATCGCTCAGATTCAGTGCAGGCAGCAGACGAATGACATTGCCGCCGGTGACATTGATGATTAGGTGGTGCTGATCGCGCGCGATATCGACTGCTTTTGACAGATCAACACCGTCAGGCATCGCAAAGCCAATCATCATGCCACGACCACGCGCGCTGACACCTTTATCGGCAAACTTATCCAGTATCGCTTGGCGGATTTTGTCACCTTGCGTGGTGGTGTTGTTCATCACATCGGCAGTCAGCTGCTCATAGACAGCGCAGACCACGCGGCTGCCCAGCGCTGTGCCGCCATAGGTTGAGCCATGACTGCCTGCGCCAAACAGCCCCACCGCCTTAGCACTGACCATACACGCGCCAATCGGAAAGCCATTGCCAAGCCCCTTAGCAGTGGTCAGCACATCAGGCTTGATACTGCTATATTGATAAGCAAAATATTTGCCCGTGCGTCCGTTGCCCGTTTGCACTTCGTCCAGCATCAACAGCCAGCCGTTATCATTGCAGATTTTAGCAAGTTTTTCTAAATAATCATCAGGTGGTGTATGAAGACCACCTTCACCTTGGATTGGCTCGACCAGCACCGCACAGATATCCGCATCACCACTTAGTGCTGCGACCGCATCGGCATCGCCAAATGGCACGCGCACAAAGTCATCATCTAGGGTGTAAAAGCCTGCGCGCGCCTTAGGATTGGCAGTGGCTGAGACGCTCAGCAGCGTGCGACCGTGGAATGAATTTTCCATCACCACCACTTTTGGGCGTGCCTTACCTTGGTTATGTGCATACAGACGCGCCAATTTTAGAGCGCATTCATTGGCTTCAGCGCCAGAGTTAGCAAAGAAAACTTGCTCCATGCCAGCAGCTGCGCACAGCACATCGGCAGCTTTTTCTTGCCAATCGATGGTGTATAGATTGCTTGTGTGGACGATTTGCCCTGCTTGCTCAGTGATGGCAGCAGTGATGGCAGGATGACAATGCCCAAGACCGCAGACGGCGATGCCAGTTAGCGCATCCAAATAAGCTGTGCCATCAGCAGTGTAGAGATACGCACCTTCACCACGCACAAAGCTGATCGGCTGACGGGCATAAGTTGGCATGATATGGCTCATGATTAATTCCTTATATTGTAAATTTTTACTTAATAGTTATTCGATAATTCACCGCTGAACGGTTCATTTTCGGCGGCGATTTTATATTCTTCTGATGCCCATGCGCCAAGGTCAATCAGCTTGCACCGCTTGGAACAAAATGGCTTATGCGGATTATCCGTCCAAGTCGTCGGTGCTTGGCAGCGCGGGCAAGGATAAGTGGGCTGACTCATAATGACTTCCAAAGAAAATTTAAGCTTATTTTAGCACAAAAACCTGTGAAGATAAGCGATGACAAGGACTTTTTTGACCATTTTTCAGCCCCATCAATTCTACAATTAGTATGTACAAATTGTATAAATTTTGCCAATTATTCATAAATTATCTGCATAATCAGCCAAATTTTGCATATTTATCATAATTTCTTATTTTATAATCACTATTTATAAAATAATACATGACAGACATAAATTTGCAAGTTATAATGTTGTCGCTGATAAATTTACCCCGTCATTGAGCTGATGTGGTGATGACGGATGAATTTCACCGATTATAAGGAAGTTTTTGTGAGTAATTCTGAAAGTATCGATCAAGCACAGACCGCCAAAAGCTATCGCGAGCTGCACAAGCCAAGCAGCGCCTTTGAGTCGCGCGATGACTATCTGAAGCATGAATTGCAAATCATGCAGCCCAAACGCTGGCGGATCAATCTGCCTTTCCGTGATTATCGTTTCGAGTTTGAAGACGCCATTCCTGCGATGGCAGGTACGATTGGCAAGATCGTCATGGTTGGCGCGATGGCGGCGGCGTTTGCCGCACCATTGGGTTTAGGTGATGCTTTTGTACTA encodes:
- a CDS encoding DNA gyrase inhibitor YacG, translated to MSQPTYPCPRCQAPTTWTDNPHKPFCSKRCKLIDLGAWASEEYKIAAENEPFSGELSNNY
- a CDS encoding threonine/serine exporter family protein, translating into MLFDLLEKIALSCIITIGWCLMFTLPKAYIRHALLVTALGVGIKYVMLAFEIHLAVATFFGAMVGSFLGVYYAQQCKLPPKALIVPSLICMMPGITAYKAMVSMVQIGYFGFSMELFVLMMRYFFDAIFVISALVLGLSIPGILFYRRKPIV
- a CDS encoding aspartate aminotransferase family protein; translated protein: MSHIMPTYARQPISFVRGEGAYLYTADGTAYLDALTGIAVCGLGHCHPAITAAITEQAGQIVHTSNLYTIDWQEKAADVLCAAAGMEQVFFANSGAEANECALKLARLYAHNQGKARPKVVVMENSFHGRTLLSVSATANPKARAGFYTLDDDFVRVPFGDADAVAALSGDADICAVLVEPIQGEGGLHTPPDDYLEKLAKICNDNGWLLMLDEVQTGNGRTGKYFAYQYSSIKPDVLTTAKGLGNGFPIGACMVSAKAVGLFGAGSHGSTYGGTALGSRVVCAVYEQLTADVMNNTTTQGDKIRQAILDKFADKGVSARGRGMMIGFAMPDGVDLSKAVDIARDQHHLIINVTGGNVIRLLPALNLSDDDAMLLISKLCDLFNDLL
- a CDS encoding ribbon-helix-helix domain-containing protein, which produces MSSWSSRMTDKHDEMTTFNMRVDKNLVEQFKKAAKANNRTASQLLRDCMIDYVKKNRQGDMFK
- a CDS encoding threonine/serine exporter ThrE family protein, with amino-acid sequence MNTSAPLDNSADSQTAYTGLVDTLTDGTVPAVLFNDGKATARITYQQQQRITRLCIRCALLLMQYGGESAVVVDLTKRLGVALGVDGVECGLSFNAVTLTTLYQGRCITTVRNTVHQGINVSILVNIQQVVLQAEQKKGAQLSILSSDEQDKLIADTDTALDNMGRFAYPNNVMSLFVGLSCACFAYLNGGDLPIAAVTLVAGFVAMRTKMYLSAHHFNPFVVVIITAFVATVLGALTYFMQLGDNGDIAVASSILLLVPGFPIINALSDILKGYINMGVGRWMFATMLTLSACVGIVIALILLQIPHWGL